One genomic region from Vicinamibacterales bacterium encodes:
- a CDS encoding fumarylacetoacetate hydrolase family protein, translating to MRIIRFLDGAGQEHFGAQVDDATAKVFRGSPFDGGTVTDRTETIAKLLAPCCPPAIFAIGLNYRRHAEEVKAEIPEYPVIFLKAPGSLQHPSEPIRLPRVEPTEVDYEAELTVVIGRKAKNVSRDDALAYVLGYTCANDVSGRRWQIHRGGTQWCRGKSFDTFCPLGPAIVTKDEIANPNSLRLRTTVNDEVLQDWNTDDMIFDVPSLVSFVSEDTTLLPGTVILTGTPHGVGFTRRPKRFLQAGDRVTIEIEKIGRLDNPVEKEA from the coding sequence ATGCGGATTATTCGGTTCCTCGATGGAGCAGGACAGGAGCACTTTGGCGCACAAGTGGACGACGCCACCGCTAAGGTGTTTCGCGGCTCACCGTTCGACGGTGGCACAGTCACGGACCGTACCGAGACCATCGCCAAGCTGCTGGCTCCTTGCTGCCCGCCGGCAATTTTTGCGATCGGACTTAACTACCGGCGGCACGCTGAGGAAGTAAAAGCCGAGATTCCAGAATATCCGGTCATTTTTCTTAAAGCGCCGGGGTCGCTGCAGCATCCTAGTGAACCAATCCGGCTACCTCGGGTTGAGCCGACTGAGGTTGACTACGAAGCAGAGTTAACGGTCGTAATCGGCCGGAAGGCAAAGAACGTGTCCCGGGACGACGCATTAGCCTACGTCTTAGGTTACACGTGTGCTAACGATGTTTCGGGACGGCGCTGGCAAATCCACCGTGGTGGCACTCAGTGGTGTCGTGGGAAAAGTTTCGACACGTTCTGCCCCCTCGGGCCAGCGATTGTCACGAAGGATGAAATTGCTAATCCGAACAGTCTGAGGCTACGGACAACGGTCAACGATGAAGTCCTTCAGGACTGGAACACCGACGACATGATTTTCGATGTCCCTAGCCTGGTGAGCTTCGTCAGTGAGGACACCACATTGCTCCCTGGTACCGTCATCCTCACCGGCACGCCGCATGGAGTTGGATTTACCCGCCGGCCGAAACGCTTTCTCCAAGCAGGCGACCGCGTCACGATCGAGATCGA
- a CDS encoding CRTAC1 family protein, whose protein sequence is MTHFGGRWRLVATAVGLLITAALVAAQPGSQTGSTAPTSAQPFLAARAQLDQTVWAPEVLAQHYERRFVQLWDRLLQGDDKYGALANFPFSTLRFGLPAGQESLDLGIRRTTYTGTARNLSPEAWGTLLGRFQSEGYAIEQTEWHHSSFEPPQDDRAARSEVSAVVHAVRENPPQRVIVQAKLAVTWSSRVDAQDVPIPDVIEVADLQILDRQAPSAFREVFQVASTATQRPLQPLLVEDLDGDGRLEIVMGGRNRVLWNRGPGQFESAPFLKDDHAIADAAILADFTGDGHLDFVAVDTTLYPLLFEGDAGGQFTKPAQRLADVQFKHPKVFTASDIDADGDLDLFIANYKNSYTDGQMASPYYDANDGYPAYLFRNDGNGIFRDITEVAGLGTKRFRRTYSSSFVDLDDDTDMDLIVVSDFAGLDLYLNNGQGQFTDVTDTLGRDRHLFGMSHTFGDYDLDGNLDFYVTGMGSTTARRLEGMGLGPDDKPEHNDLRSTMGYGNRMFVRRGDKFGVAAFNDQIAQSGWSWGTSSFDFDNDGDEDIFVANGHISGKSIQDYCTVFWRHDIYTDDSQDNVGRENMFDFVMSPLQDTAISWNGYEHKVLWMNERGARFTNVAYLLGVAFEYDARAVVTDDLDGDGHVDLLVVEFLWETDNHTLHVYQNRLPEAGNWIGVRLREAGPGLSTIGTTVTLRTKAGSQMRRFVTGDSFSAQHSSTAHFGLGSQTEVEAIEVRWPNGRIRRIDRPVINQYLTVQSPVGTH, encoded by the coding sequence ATGACCCATTTCGGAGGACGCTGGCGTCTGGTGGCCACCGCTGTAGGACTTCTCATAACCGCTGCCCTTGTGGCAGCGCAACCTGGTTCTCAGACAGGTTCAACAGCTCCTACCAGTGCCCAGCCATTTCTCGCCGCCCGGGCGCAACTGGATCAAACGGTGTGGGCTCCTGAAGTCCTCGCGCAACACTACGAGCGGCGGTTTGTGCAGTTATGGGACCGCTTGTTGCAGGGAGACGACAAGTATGGCGCCTTGGCGAACTTTCCCTTCTCAACGCTCCGCTTTGGCCTACCGGCTGGTCAGGAGTCGCTCGACTTAGGCATTCGCCGTACGACCTACACCGGTACTGCCAGGAACCTATCACCTGAAGCCTGGGGAACGCTCCTTGGTCGGTTCCAAAGCGAAGGGTATGCCATCGAACAAACAGAATGGCATCACAGCAGCTTTGAGCCGCCGCAAGATGACCGTGCCGCCCGGTCAGAGGTCTCGGCAGTGGTCCACGCCGTTCGCGAGAATCCACCCCAGCGGGTGATCGTGCAGGCGAAGCTTGCGGTAACTTGGTCATCACGGGTTGATGCGCAGGATGTCCCGATTCCTGACGTCATCGAGGTCGCTGACCTCCAGATTCTTGACCGGCAGGCCCCGTCGGCGTTCCGAGAAGTCTTTCAGGTGGCGAGTACAGCCACCCAACGCCCCTTGCAGCCACTTCTCGTCGAGGACCTCGACGGGGACGGACGGTTAGAAATTGTGATGGGGGGACGGAATCGAGTGCTGTGGAACCGCGGCCCAGGACAATTTGAATCAGCACCGTTTCTGAAGGATGACCATGCGATTGCTGACGCGGCGATCCTCGCTGACTTTACTGGGGATGGGCATCTGGATTTCGTGGCCGTCGACACTACGCTGTATCCGTTGCTTTTCGAAGGCGATGCTGGAGGCCAGTTCACCAAGCCCGCACAGCGACTTGCCGACGTCCAGTTCAAACACCCAAAGGTTTTCACGGCCAGCGACATTGACGCTGACGGAGACCTCGACCTCTTCATTGCCAACTACAAGAATTCCTACACAGACGGCCAGATGGCATCACCGTACTACGACGCAAACGACGGCTATCCAGCGTATCTCTTCCGTAACGACGGCAACGGTATTTTTCGTGACATCACCGAGGTAGCAGGACTGGGCACCAAGCGTTTCCGTCGGACCTACAGTAGTTCGTTCGTGGATCTCGACGACGATACCGACATGGACCTGATCGTCGTCAGCGACTTCGCTGGTCTTGACCTTTATTTGAATAATGGCCAAGGGCAGTTCACCGATGTGACCGACACCCTCGGGCGAGACCGACATCTATTCGGCATGTCGCACACGTTCGGCGACTACGACCTCGATGGTAATCTCGACTTCTACGTCACCGGTATGGGGTCAACCACCGCGAGACGTCTCGAGGGCATGGGGCTCGGGCCGGATGATAAGCCAGAACATAACGATTTACGGTCCACGATGGGTTATGGCAACCGAATGTTCGTCCGCCGTGGCGACAAGTTTGGCGTCGCAGCGTTTAACGATCAGATCGCCCAAAGTGGGTGGTCGTGGGGCACTTCATCGTTCGATTTCGACAACGATGGCGATGAGGACATTTTTGTAGCAAACGGCCACATTAGTGGAAAGAGCATTCAGGACTATTGCACGGTCTTTTGGCGCCATGACATCTACACCGATGATTCCCAAGATAATGTCGGCCGAGAAAATATGTTCGATTTCGTGATGTCACCATTACAGGACACCGCGATCTCCTGGAACGGCTATGAGCATAAAGTGCTCTGGATGAATGAGAGAGGTGCGCGCTTCACGAATGTCGCATATCTACTCGGGGTGGCCTTTGAGTATGACGCGCGTGCGGTCGTGACGGATGACCTTGACGGTGATGGCCACGTAGATCTTCTTGTGGTCGAATTCCTGTGGGAAACCGATAACCATACGTTGCACGTGTATCAAAATCGCCTCCCTGAAGCTGGGAACTGGATCGGCGTGCGGCTTCGCGAGGCTGGTCCCGGACTCTCAACAATTGGAACCACAGTCACGCTGCGAACCAAAGCAGGTTCCCAGATGAGACGCTTCGTCACTGGTGATTCATTCTCGGCACAACATTCGTCAACTGCCCACTTCGGGCTTGGCAGTCAAACCGAGGTTGAAGCAATCGAAGTGCGCTGGCCAAACGGTAGGATACGGCGGATTGATCGGCCAGTCATTAACCAGTACCTCACGGTGCAGTCGCCCGTCGGCACACATTGA
- a CDS encoding CRTAC1 family protein has translation MKKTMRSTRSVAVVTTGVLVIGILSFSHAVPAAQQVQQLLHQRQELDQTLWQAEEQAQHYEQRIVRLWDELLRSNNKYEILKRFPLATLVIGEVEKHDSLAHGITRARFGPAHRELSSAAWKARLDDFAKRGYVIDQTEWHHSRFVPAEGPRPAQSEVSATIHAAREEPPHRVILQATLDITWSPRVDAQDLPIPDRIVVSHLDVLERQAQAAFRKVFEFARTATRFPLEPLIVYDLDGDGLSEIILGGANSVLWNQGAGQFEVAPFLDGTDHVFADAAILADFTNDGYVDFIGVDIARYPLLFEGNAEGRFTTTGHRIVDATFEQPKSFTAGDVDGDGDLDLFIANYKNAYEGGQMPTPYYDANDGHPAYLLRNDGDGNFTDMTEAAGLTAKRFRRTYSSSLVDLDDDADQDLLVVSDFAGFDMYLNDGRGRFTDVSDQFGEHRHLFGMSHTFGDYDLDGAMDFYVIGMSSTTARRLESLGIGPSDKPEHNALRAAMGYGNRMFLRRGDGYELAPFNDQVARSGWSWGTSTFDFDNDGDRDIFVANGHLSGNSTADYCTTFWRHDIYTDDSQDNAARENMFQFVMSPLQETDISWNGYEHKVLWMNEGGGTFTNVAYLFGVAFEYDGRAVVTDDLDADGNVDLLVVEYKSGGGTGDNNDYRLHVYQNRLAESGNWIGVRLRDVGNGFSTVGARVTLESSTGLHVGRIVTGDSYSAQHAATVHFGLGQLTAVEAINVQWANGAQRRIERPVINQYITVTPEPSPEIGFE, from the coding sequence ATGAAGAAAACAATGAGAAGCACTCGGTCTGTGGCGGTCGTGACGACGGGGGTCCTCGTAATCGGCATCCTCTCGTTTTCCCATGCCGTCCCTGCCGCGCAGCAGGTCCAGCAGCTCCTTCACCAACGTCAGGAGCTAGACCAAACCCTGTGGCAGGCTGAGGAACAGGCCCAGCACTACGAGCAGCGGATTGTCCGACTCTGGGACGAACTGCTTCGCAGTAATAACAAATACGAGATTCTGAAACGTTTTCCACTGGCCACTCTAGTAATCGGCGAGGTCGAGAAACACGACTCACTGGCGCATGGCATCACGCGTGCCCGGTTCGGACCAGCCCACCGTGAACTGTCGTCAGCGGCCTGGAAAGCGCGCCTAGACGACTTCGCGAAGCGGGGTTACGTGATTGACCAGACCGAGTGGCACCATAGTCGCTTTGTGCCGGCCGAGGGTCCCCGACCTGCGCAGTCTGAAGTGTCCGCCACCATCCACGCCGCACGCGAAGAGCCGCCGCACCGCGTGATTCTCCAAGCGACGTTGGACATTACATGGTCCCCGCGTGTCGATGCACAGGACCTCCCGATTCCCGACCGGATCGTGGTGTCTCACCTCGATGTACTGGAACGGCAGGCTCAGGCAGCCTTCCGGAAGGTGTTTGAATTCGCGCGGACAGCGACCCGCTTTCCCTTGGAGCCACTTATCGTTTATGACCTCGACGGGGATGGCCTATCGGAAATCATCCTAGGCGGTGCCAACTCAGTTCTGTGGAACCAAGGGGCGGGCCAGTTCGAAGTGGCACCGTTCCTTGACGGGACAGACCATGTCTTCGCCGATGCAGCCATCCTTGCGGACTTTACGAACGACGGCTACGTCGACTTCATCGGTGTCGACATCGCACGCTACCCTCTCTTATTCGAAGGAAACGCTGAAGGACGATTCACAACCACCGGACACCGGATTGTGGATGCCACATTCGAACAGCCCAAGTCGTTTACGGCCGGTGATGTTGATGGCGATGGCGACCTGGACCTCTTTATCGCCAACTACAAGAACGCATACGAGGGTGGCCAGATGCCAACTCCGTATTACGACGCCAATGATGGGCATCCCGCTTACTTACTCCGGAACGATGGCGACGGTAACTTCACTGACATGACGGAGGCAGCTGGACTAACGGCCAAGCGGTTCCGCCGAACCTACAGCAGCTCACTGGTCGACCTCGATGACGATGCCGACCAAGACCTCCTCGTGGTCAGCGACTTCGCTGGCTTCGATATGTACTTGAACGATGGCCGTGGCCGGTTTACCGATGTCAGCGACCAGTTCGGGGAGCATCGGCATCTCTTCGGTATGTCGCACACGTTTGGCGATTATGACCTCGATGGGGCGATGGATTTTTACGTCATCGGGATGAGCTCAACGACCGCGCGGCGCCTGGAAAGCCTCGGCATTGGGCCCTCGGATAAGCCCGAACATAACGCCCTACGTGCGGCAATGGGCTACGGAAATCGCATGTTTCTCCGCCGCGGCGATGGCTACGAACTCGCGCCATTTAACGACCAAGTAGCCCGTAGCGGGTGGTCCTGGGGGACCTCAACCTTTGATTTCGATAACGACGGTGACCGAGACATCTTCGTCGCTAATGGTCATCTCAGTGGTAATAGCACCGCGGATTACTGCACAACCTTCTGGCGCCACGATATTTACACTGATGACTCGCAGGACAACGCCGCACGAGAAAACATGTTTCAGTTCGTGATGTCGCCGTTACAGGAGACCGACATTTCGTGGAACGGCTATGAGCATAAAGTGCTCTGGATGAACGAGGGGGGTGGAACATTTACAAATGTCGCCTACCTCTTCGGTGTAGCGTTTGAGTACGACGGCCGTGCCGTAGTCACCGATGACCTGGACGCCGACGGGAACGTCGACCTATTGGTCGTCGAGTACAAGTCCGGTGGCGGGACAGGCGACAACAACGATTATCGACTCCACGTCTACCAGAATCGTCTGGCCGAGTCAGGTAATTGGATCGGGGTTCGCTTGCGGGATGTCGGTAACGGATTCTCAACGGTCGGCGCGAGGGTAACGCTCGAGAGTAGCACGGGGTTACACGTGGGACGTATCGTGACAGGGGACTCCTACTCTGCTCAACACGCGGCGACTGTTCATTTCGGCCTCGGCCAGCTGACCGCGGTGGAGGCCATTAACGTGCAGTGGGCCAACGGGGCACAGCGCCGGATCGAGCGGCCAGTTATTAACCAATACATCACCGTAACACCCGAACCATCGCCAGAAATCGGGTTCGAGTGA
- a CDS encoding TonB-dependent receptor, whose amino-acid sequence MRRKSLLLVVSALLLFGGATDAMSQQFTGTMRGVVSDAQGIIPGVTVTLTNEGTTVARETITNTVGEYTFPAVTPGTYSVRTSLPGYKTYEQRGISVGTATALTIDLLLEVGTVEEEITVTADAPLIETSTASVGDTLDREILETLPAPGRNAFLVAVTIPTVTPIGDPQFNRQQDQSNASRISLGGGAIRNNNYLLDGVPITELNNRAVLNPTIESLSDVKVQVHTYDAEMGRTGGGVFNTTGRVGTNEFHGSGFYQTRPVWGQSMNYFSGLSGETKESSGISASYYRLYGGGMGGPILQNRTFWWYAMEGYRSFTTRNQTQTWPGTKQRVGDFSNSSINGVSTRIWNPWCRGITTATARCPATGSGSIATPEFTGAIIPTSHGALSPAAKAITALWPTTTVSGKSYDGTIENGDNNVGDTSRTIDLADMYTFKVEHKFTDNWSLSGMYIYNKTDEPSYSYILPGTAKDDYFSSSGAWYLERRPHVLVFNNTNILNDSTVLTMRYGWTRWLDATTPGLYEPGAAGLGFDSSYTSALEATLGQKMIPQINFAGDVGYFDVGKSAGSTGRVWKSPFALNAAVSKLAGSHSFKIGGDFREMGIATPTRYRQAGSFSFDERFTSDGSGTGGHEFASFLLGAPHSGYVDANRGLMDLYVRYWAAYIQDDWRVNSRFTLNFGVRVDHEDGMREKQNRFTYRLNKTVDSPLNDVLNSNGVTVETALGRTIKGGLEFAGVNGAPEQHSNMEALRVSPRLGMTYSLDDRTVLRGGYGMFYAPWNFSNSNQGQVGFTRATDLTQSSPGAELPLTALDNPYPNGLQSPVGSTLGLLTGVGGGIAYVDDTQTSGQVHQYSIDVQREIGSDMALTVGYTGATGRAIGYCGSNSSCRPNINQIRPAAARAAYPGSNGWDPDALQASVANPFYGAAGAGEFKDRATISAGQLIKDFPQYTNVEVLQMNSGGKRQYNALVFKLDKRTGSSAWGGRLSYTLSSTKDNQWGQSSGYASRTATPQDAFNMNVGEYATSIFDSPHRVILAPIIRIPGPGEDMGFANILFGGWTMSAVVELVSGAPLNAVASSGQSSTNCGGACGRQRPNVSGSASSSGSDSARVASKGQESARWFNASAFTNAGKGVLGSAPRTITEDRYQFRKNIDMVIAKDTEIGAGAVAQVRFELLNVTNTPKFGGISSNAYNSSSFGRVTQQVGFMRIWQLSFRLTY is encoded by the coding sequence ATGAGAAGAAAGTCACTACTGCTCGTCGTTAGTGCGCTCCTGCTGTTCGGTGGAGCAACCGACGCGATGAGTCAGCAGTTTACGGGCACGATGCGTGGCGTCGTGTCTGACGCGCAGGGGATTATCCCCGGCGTGACGGTGACACTGACCAACGAGGGCACCACCGTAGCCCGTGAAACAATCACCAACACCGTTGGTGAGTATACGTTCCCCGCTGTGACTCCAGGGACCTACTCGGTCCGCACGTCGCTGCCCGGTTACAAAACCTACGAGCAGCGTGGTATCTCAGTCGGCACCGCAACAGCCTTGACAATCGACTTACTGCTGGAAGTTGGCACGGTCGAAGAAGAAATCACTGTCACGGCTGACGCCCCGCTCATCGAGACGTCAACCGCTTCGGTTGGCGACACGTTGGACCGGGAAATCCTAGAGACGCTGCCGGCCCCGGGCCGCAACGCCTTCTTGGTTGCAGTCACAATCCCGACGGTTACCCCGATCGGCGACCCGCAGTTCAACCGCCAGCAGGACCAGTCGAACGCCTCGCGTATTTCGCTAGGTGGCGGCGCCATTCGTAATAACAACTACCTGCTGGACGGGGTCCCGATTACCGAGCTGAACAACCGCGCGGTCCTGAACCCGACGATCGAATCATTGTCCGACGTCAAAGTTCAGGTCCACACCTACGACGCTGAAATGGGTCGTACCGGTGGCGGCGTGTTCAACACGACCGGCCGGGTTGGCACCAACGAGTTCCACGGTAGCGGTTTCTACCAGACTCGTCCGGTGTGGGGACAGTCCATGAACTACTTCTCCGGTCTCAGTGGTGAAACGAAGGAGTCCAGTGGTATCTCCGCCTCCTACTACAGACTGTATGGCGGCGGCATGGGCGGTCCGATTTTACAGAACCGGACCTTCTGGTGGTACGCGATGGAAGGCTATCGTTCCTTCACAACGCGGAACCAGACCCAGACCTGGCCAGGAACGAAGCAGCGGGTTGGTGACTTCTCCAATTCCTCCATCAATGGAGTTTCGACTCGCATCTGGAACCCGTGGTGCCGTGGCATAACCACCGCGACCGCACGGTGCCCAGCAACTGGTTCAGGTTCGATTGCTACACCTGAGTTCACCGGTGCCATTATCCCGACGAGCCATGGGGCCCTGAGTCCAGCGGCGAAAGCCATCACTGCTCTCTGGCCGACCACAACCGTCAGTGGCAAGTCCTACGATGGCACAATTGAAAATGGTGACAACAACGTGGGTGACACGTCGCGCACGATCGACTTGGCCGACATGTACACGTTCAAGGTGGAGCACAAGTTCACTGACAACTGGTCGCTCTCCGGGATGTATATTTACAACAAGACGGACGAACCGTCATACTCATACATCCTCCCCGGCACTGCGAAAGACGACTACTTCTCGTCCAGTGGTGCTTGGTATCTCGAGCGGCGACCGCACGTGCTGGTGTTCAACAACACGAACATCCTGAACGACAGCACCGTGCTCACCATGCGCTACGGGTGGACCCGTTGGCTCGACGCCACAACGCCTGGCCTCTACGAGCCTGGCGCGGCTGGCCTCGGCTTCGATTCCAGTTACACGAGTGCCCTTGAGGCTACGCTCGGCCAGAAGATGATCCCGCAGATCAACTTCGCTGGCGACGTCGGCTATTTCGACGTTGGCAAGAGCGCCGGTTCAACCGGTCGTGTATGGAAGTCCCCGTTCGCGCTCAACGCAGCCGTCTCAAAGTTGGCTGGTAGCCACAGCTTCAAGATCGGTGGCGACTTCCGCGAGATGGGCATCGCTACACCGACCCGGTATCGTCAAGCTGGTAGCTTCAGCTTTGACGAGCGGTTCACGTCGGACGGTTCAGGTACTGGCGGCCACGAGTTTGCTAGCTTCCTCTTGGGTGCACCGCACTCCGGATATGTGGATGCTAACCGTGGCTTGATGGACCTGTATGTCCGCTACTGGGCTGCATACATCCAGGATGACTGGCGTGTAAATTCGCGCTTCACGCTGAACTTCGGCGTGCGCGTGGACCACGAAGACGGCATGCGCGAGAAGCAGAACCGCTTCACCTACCGTCTGAACAAAACAGTCGATAGCCCGCTCAACGACGTCTTGAACAGCAATGGCGTGACGGTTGAAACGGCCTTGGGTCGGACGATTAAGGGTGGCCTTGAGTTCGCAGGCGTTAACGGAGCGCCTGAGCAGCACTCGAACATGGAGGCTCTTCGCGTGTCACCTCGACTCGGAATGACCTACTCCCTCGACGACCGCACGGTCCTACGAGGCGGGTATGGGATGTTCTACGCGCCTTGGAACTTCTCGAACAGTAACCAAGGCCAGGTCGGGTTCACGCGAGCGACTGACTTGACCCAGTCCAGTCCCGGTGCTGAGCTTCCACTCACGGCGCTTGACAACCCGTACCCGAACGGGCTGCAGTCGCCGGTGGGCTCTACGCTAGGCCTGCTGACTGGTGTCGGTGGCGGCATCGCCTACGTGGACGACACCCAGACCTCTGGGCAGGTTCACCAGTACTCGATCGACGTTCAGCGCGAAATCGGCAGCGATATGGCGTTGACAGTCGGTTACACCGGTGCGACTGGACGTGCTATTGGCTATTGCGGGTCGAACAGCTCCTGCAGACCCAATATCAACCAGATTCGACCGGCTGCTGCTAGGGCTGCCTACCCAGGCTCCAATGGATGGGACCCGGACGCGCTGCAAGCCAGCGTGGCCAACCCCTTCTACGGAGCCGCGGGTGCGGGTGAGTTCAAAGACCGTGCGACCATCTCGGCCGGACAGTTGATTAAGGACTTCCCGCAGTACACGAATGTCGAAGTGTTGCAGATGAACTCGGGCGGAAAGCGCCAGTACAACGCATTGGTGTTCAAGCTCGACAAGCGGACCGGCTCCAGTGCTTGGGGCGGCCGTTTGAGCTACACCCTAAGCAGCACGAAAGACAACCAGTGGGGGCAGAGCAGTGGTTATGCCAGCCGAACGGCAACGCCGCAAGACGCCTTCAACATGAATGTTGGTGAGTATGCCACAAGCATCTTCGACTCCCCGCACCGGGTCATCCTGGCTCCGATCATCAGGATCCCAGGTCCGGGCGAAGACATGGGCTTTGCCAACATCCTCTTCGGTGGCTGGACAATGTCCGCGGTTGTCGAACTGGTTAGTGGTGCTCCGCTTAACGCCGTTGCTAGTAGTGGGCAGTCTTCCACCAACTGCGGCGGCGCGTGTGGGCGTCAGCGACCCAACGTTAGTGGATCCGCCAGCAGCTCTGGTTCCGACTCGGCCCGCGTGGCCTCGAAGGGACAAGAGTCCGCTCGCTGGTTCAACGCCTCTGCCTTCACCAACGCTGGCAAGGGTGTCTTGGGATCCGCTCCGCGCACAATCACCGAGGATCGCTATCAGTTCCGGAAGAACATTGACATGGTCATTGCGAAGGATACTGAAATCGGTGCGGGCGCTGTAGCTCAGGTACGATTCGAGCTCCTGAATGTAACGAACACTCCAAAATTCGGGGGAATTAGTTCGAACGCGTATAACAGCTCGAGCTTTGGCCGTGTAACCCAGCAGGTTGGGTTCATGCGGATCTGGCAGCTCAGCTTCCGTCTGACTTACTAG